The DNA region CGATGCGTTCGACATTTTCGTAATCGGCCAGGGCCGACGAGAGTTCCTCCCGCAGTTCCGGATACGCCGCCAACAGTTGGTCCCGGTCCGGGCTGCGTCCGGCCGCCAGATCATCCAGGTAATCCAGCAATATTTCATTGAGGCGGTCGTTGACATGCAAAGGTGAATTGGGCTGCTGATTCATTCCGGATCTCCCGTGGAGCCGCGTAAGGCTACCCGCAGTTTTTTTAGTCCCCGAAAAAGCAGCCCCACCACCGCGGGGCGGGAGCGATCTAGCAATTCGGCAACTTCGCTCACGGGCAATCCCTGCAGATGGTGCAACTCTATCACGCGGCGTTGATCCTCGGGTAGGGTGTTGATTGCCGTGGCTAGGGCCAGCAGTTCCTCGTTACGTAGGGCCTTGCCGCTGGGGGACGTCTGGTCCGCCGCCAAAAAACATTCCACCCGCGAGGAGGATTGCTCGATATCCCGCAACAAGTTCCGTTCCCGCGCTAGATCGCGAGCCTCGGTCGAAAAACGCCGCAGCGTCATTGCCAGCGTGTTTGCCAAGATTACCCGCAGCCACGCCAGCCATTCTTGTTCGGTATGGCCCCGAAACTGCCCCCGATTCTCGTGGGCTTGTAACATGGCTTGCTGCACAATGTCCGAGGCGTCCAATTTGGACTGCAAACGGGGGCTGATTTGCAATCGAACCAGCAACCGCAAATAATCACGGTATTGGGGCAAGGCCCAGTCACCCGTGGCTGTGGGCAAATTCATGGTCACACTCATCGGCCGCCGGGCCGTAAAATAGAGGATGTGCTCCCGGCCAAATTGAAGCGCGAAATATCAAAAAATCGTCCTCATGCCGCAGTTAAAATTGGCGGCGACAGTGACATAGCGATTGAGTTATCCTGGACAAACTGATTGATTGTGAAATTCCCTGAACTCGATGGATTCCCCCCATTTCTCCCCCTGGAAAGCGATCAAGTTGTATGCCCCAAAAACATCAATGTCATTCCTGGTTGCCGCTCCTGATAATGCTGATGCCGCTGGCGGGGCAGTTTTCCCAGGCTACGGGCGCAGACGTTACTCCCCTCCCCAATGCCCACGCCCACAATGATTATGAACACCGGCGGCCCCTTTTGGATGCGTTGGAGCAGGGATTTTGCAGCGTGGAGGCGGACATTTTTTTGGTCAATGGCGAATTGCTGGTGGCGCACACGTTTTTGGATCTAAAAGGAGGCCGCACCCTGCAAAAACTGTATCTTGACCCCTTGCGAGAGAGAATCCAAGCCCAGGCGGGATTGGTTTACCGCGATGGGCCGCATTTTTACCTGTTAATTGACATTAAGACCGATGCCAAAACGACTTACGCCGAATTAGCCAAGCTGCTGGCCAAGTATCCCGAGGTTTTTACAAAAACCGAAAAGGGGCAAACGACCCGGGGGCCGGTCACGGCGGTCATTAGCGGTAATTATGACCGGGAAACGATCTTGGCCAGCGAACCCCGCTTTGCCAGTGTGGATGGCCGTCCGGATGATTTGCGGGGAACGACCAAGCCCGCGGAAATTCCCTGGGTGAGTGATAGCTGGAAATCCCACTTTACCTGGGATGGAACAGGCCCCCAACCCGACGCGGAACGGCAAAAATTACGCGCATACACGGCCAAAGCCCACGAGCAAGGGAGACTTGTGCGATTCTGGGGAGCTCCTGATCGACAGGAAATCTGGCAGGCCCAATATGAGAATGGCGTGGATTTGATCAATACGGACAAGCTGCCGGAACTGCGAAAATTCCTGCTGTCGGTCGTCCCCCAGCCATAGAGCGGCAGCATGAGAAATTAGACAATAGTCCGTTCGTTGGCGGTATAAAAAAAGCCCCGGAAATGCGTACATTTCCGGGGCTTTATCGTTGGAGCTAAATTACCAATGACCCGCTTAGGCCGCGCGGCGACGCAAACCCAGCACACCCAGGCCGATGGCCGCCAGCGATCCCAACACCCAGGTGGAGGGTTCGGGGATGGCGGTGACAACAGGGTTGCTAAGCGGGTTGCCGACACCATTATTAAAGTTACTATCGATGGGCAGGTAATCCGCGGGTGTGACAACGCCGTCAAAGTCACCATCGCCCAGGGTCCAGCCACCGGATAGACCCGGTGTAATGGTCCCCAGATTGGAGTCCACAACCACGTAGTCCGCGCCATCGACTTGGCCATCCAGGTTGTAGTCGCCAGGATAGGTAAAGCGGATGATCACCTGGTTAAAGCCGGTCCCCAGATTGGCATCTCCCAGGGTCAGGTCGTAGAATGGATTGCCGACGTTGCCAAACTGGCTATTGGCGTTATCCACGGGGATGAGAATCCGCGTGCCGCCCGAATTATCCACCACGGTGCTGCCGATCATCGGCACGTTGCTTCCGGGAGCGGAACCAAAGCTGTAATAATTATCCACGTATTGGGTAATGGTGGCCAAGGGGTTGGGGTCCAGTCCCATGTCCGTGTAATAAACGACCATGTCATTGTCATTCAGGTCGATAAACGATTCATTACCCAGGACCAAGGCGGGAGTTCCAGCGGGGGTATTATTCAACACAACCAAGCCGTTGCTGGCGCCGTCCGTGGAGGCGACATTCAAGCGGGTAAAGGTTGAGGCGGAACCAGCGGTTAAGGTCAGCTTGCTTTGACGCAGGCCATCAACCGTGAGGGATTTTTCGGAGGCGATGGTGGTATTGCCCACCGCCGTGCCAAATCCAGCCCCCGTGCCGGTGACGCGCCCCACGACTTGATTGCCATTAACCACGCTTAGGGTGCTGGTGCCACTGGAAGTAACAATCTTGGCCTTGTTACCGCTGCTGCTACCCAGGGCGCTGACGTTTCCGCCCAGGGTCAGGGTGCTACCCGCGGCCAGCGTCGCGGTGACATTGGTACCGACCGTACTGGTTGTCCCGGTGGGCAGGCTAAAGTTCAGGCCAGTCCCATTGACATTGATCGCGGTATTGTTCCCCAAATTGAGCGAGGACGACAAGGTTTGCGTGCCGGTCCCGGCGGTGCTGATCACCGGTGCGGGGCCTGTCAAGCTAAGGACGTTCGCGCTAGGTCCGCTGATGGTGTAGCTGACCGAGCTATTAAAGGTCAGCGTATTGAGTGAGCGGCTCGAGTCCAAGTTAGCCGGAGATCCGCCCATCCCCAGGAAGCGGGCTTCAACAACCGGGGTAAATCCCGTGGACCAACTGCTAGCGGAGCTCCAGTTGGCTCCGCCGGCGCCGACCCATTCGGCGGTGCCGGGCGTGACATTGACCACGATGCGGGAGTTGGCCGCGTCATCCGCCAAGCTCAGGGCAAATCCGCCCAAGGAAGGCGAAGATAGGGCAAAGTTGCCCAGTCCCCCCACAAAACTGCCGTAATCAATCAGCGGATAGGTTCCCAAGCCAAAGCCAGGAAGATTGCTAAAGTTAAATGTGCTGATCCCCGCGGCGTTCAACACGCCCGAGTTCAATTGCAGCAGATCGCTGGAGGAACCCAATTCGAAACTGAGGGTGGAATTGAGCAAGCTCAAGCCTCCATCGAGGGTCAGCGTTCCCGCGCCCGTGGTTCCCGGGGCGATATTCCCGCCACTGGTTACCAGCCCCGAGATAATCCCCGTTCCCGCCAAGGTTCCGGTGGGGTTGACGCCGACCGCCCCGGTCCCCGTGCCGGAGCCAGTGGTGTTTGTCACGGAGAGTGTGCCTTCCGAGATCGTGGTTATACCTTGATAGGTGTTGGCGTTGGTCAAGGTCAGCGTGCCGGCCCCTTGCTTAATAAAGTTACCCGCGGTGTTATTGCTGGTAATCAGGGCGTCGATCGTGGCGTTATTGCCGTTGGTGTTAAACGGAATCGCGACGCTGCCGCCGGCTGTGGGGGCCAAAATGAACGAGCGAGTCGTGGGAATAGTGATATTGGGAGCGTCAAAACGGAACGCTCCGTTGCCATTCCAAGTATCATGAAAAATTGTTCCTACATTGCCCAGGGCGGCGTTGCTGGTGATGGCCAGGGTACCGCGATTCATCAGGATGTCGCCGGAGAGGGAGTTGTTGGGATTGTCCAAAATCACCACGTTGTTGTGGTTGCCGCCGGCGTTAGTGTCGAGCAGGTTATACAGTTGCCCGGCGGTACCACCGCTGAGGACGCCCGTCAGACGGACGCCGGTTTGCAGGATCGATGGAGCTCCGCCGGTTGCCGTGCGAATGACAAACTGTTGCGTGTCGCCGATCCCGGGAAGGGTGATGTCGTTGGCGACGGTCCGGACTTCGCCATTAGTCACGCGGAAGTTGATCTTGCCAGTGCCAGTGAGGACCAGCGGACCGGTTCCCAGAGGGGTGGCTCCCGGAGCATCAAGCAGCAATTCCAGGGTGCCTTCATTAAGGGTGGTTCCCCCGGCGTGGCTATTGGTGGGGTTGTTTAAGAAGACCGTGCCCGTGGTATTGATCACCAGGCCACCCGCACCGCTGAGCGGATTGGCAAGGGTCAGGTTGTTGGCTGCGGCGTTGATGGTGTTCGAACCGGTCAGGGAGATCCCCCGATTCGTATTAAAATTAAACGCCGTGTCAAGCTGCAAGTTACCGTTATTCAGCGTTAATTGATCGGCGACCAAAGCACCCGGAGCCGTTCCCAAAGGCGCCTCGGAAGAAAGCACCAGCGTGCCGCCGCCGCTAACCGTGGTCTTGCCCGAGTAAGTATTGGCGTTATTCAGGGTAACCGTGCCAGTGTTGGTGATCGCCACGCTTCCCGTGCCGCTAATGACGGAATTAACCGTGGTGGGACCGGCATTATTAATAACAAAGCTGCTATTATTGACCACGGGTCCGGTGATCGAGCCATCCGTCACCCCATCCCCAATTCGCAGGGTGCCCGCGTTGATAGTCGTGGTACCTGTGTAATTGCCCGCCACACCCAAAGTCAGGGTGCCGGTCCCGCTCTTGGTCAGCGAGCCGGTGCCATTTAGACTGCCACCGCCCGAAATGGTGTAGTTTTGGTTGTGATTAAAGGTCATCACGCCCGGAGTGATGGCAGTAGTCAGCGTGACCGGAACGGCCCCACCAACGCCCGCGTCTGTAAAGTTCACATTGTCCAAATTGAAAAAGACATTATCCACTCCGGACCAGTTGGGCGTGCTATTCACATCCCAAGCATTGTTGGCGGCATTTCCCACCCAGGTTTGGTTGGCGGCACTGCCGGAGACATTTAATTTGACCGATCCGGGAGTTGAAACGGTGTCAAAGGCCAGAGTTTGGCGGGTTTGACCGGAAGTGTTCAAGCTGAGGTTGGACGCGTCCCCCGTCAGCGTGCCCCCGTATGTAAAGAGGGTGTAGCTGCCACTAGCTAACCCGCCATTCAGGGTGGCGTTGATCGTGTTGGTGCCGCTGAGGGTCAGATTACCGTTGATGACCCCCAAGTCATTCACGCCGCCGCCGGTGGTGGTAACATTGTTGAGGTCCATTGCCACGGAAGCGCCGTTGAGGGTCAAGTTATTGGCAAAGGTCGCGGTGCGGTAATTGCCGCTCCCCCCCAGATTCAGATTGCCATTGATCGTGACCAAACCCAGGACGTCGGTTGCGGGAGCGCCCGTCCGACCAACGGTAAGTGTGCGGCCGGTGTCGATGGTGTATCCCGCGGCGGTGCCGGTGGTGTCGAACCTGCCGCCGCTGTTGACCGTGATGGGAAGCGTGGTGTTGGTCAGGGTGGCGCCATCGTTGATTTTGAACGTGCCGCCGTTATTGACAATGACGGCGGGTGTATCCAGCGATGCCCCAAATGCCAGTTCCAGGGTGCCGTTATTGACCGTGGTATTTCCCAGGAAAGTGCTCACGCCATTGAGGCTGGTGGTGCCGGAGCCAATCTGGACGATTCCACCAGCACCGCTGATTGGATTATTTACCGTTGAGGCGTCAGACCGGTTAAACGCCACCGTTGCGCCGCTAGAGATATCCACGGCGTTGGAGCCGAGCGTGCCGGTGGTGCCCCCCGCGCCAATTTGCAGCGTCCCGGCCACAACTTGGGTATCCAGATACGTGTTGGTGCCGCTGAGCACCAGGGTCCCCGTGCCGATTTTACGCAAAGTCGCGCCGGAAATGTTCCCCGCCACCGTGCCGGTAAATCCACGGCTATCGATTTTTTCATTACCGACCAGATTGATCGCGCGGGTCGCGTTCAGCGTGACGTTATCCACGTCAAATCGCAAACCGCCGTTGAAATTGCCTAAATCCATCTCGATGAGGTCTGCATTTCCCAGGGCGGCGTCGTTGACGATCCCCAGCGTGCCGCGCCACAGTTGGATCGTGCCGCTAAAGTTATTGGCGGGGTTGGTCAGCACAACGGAAAAGTTGTGGTTTCCCCCTTGGTCGGAATCGGCCAGACGATAATTCTGACCAGCGGCACCACCGCTGATTTGGCCGGAAAGGACAAGCGTGGTGCCCAATGTCGGGCTGCCATCGCCCGTGCGGATAAAGACGCTATTTGCCCCGGTGGCGGGAAAGACCATGTTATTTGCCACGGTCCAGGTTTGCCCGTCCGGGACCAGGGCGTGCAGCCGGTGCAATCCCGTAAATGTCAACGTCCCGGTTCCCAGCGAATCCGGACTGCCGATGGCAATCGTCCCGCCGCTATGGGTGATGCCGGTTGAATAGCCCCCATTTGCACCCCCCAGGGTCAATGTTCCACCGCTGATTTTGGTAATGGCCCCCGGGCCGCTGATGACGCCGTTGAGCAACCCGCTGGAGAGTTCCAGCACGCCCCCATTCAACGTAGTCGTGCCGGAATAATTGGCGGCTCCGGAAAGGGTAACCGTGTTAGTGCCTAGCTTGACCAGATTGCCGGTGCCGCTGATCGCTCCCGTCAGGGCAAAATTATCCGAGCGATTCAGATTCAAGGTGCCGTTATTTACAATCGCGCCGGCCAGCGTACCGGTTGTGCCCCCATTGCCAATGTTGACCGTGCCGGCGTTGATGTTGGTCGCGCCGGTGAATGTATTGTTAT from Pirellulales bacterium includes:
- a CDS encoding phosphatidylinositol-specific phospholipase C/glycerophosphodiester phosphodiesterase family protein, encoding MPQKHQCHSWLPLLIMLMPLAGQFSQATGADVTPLPNAHAHNDYEHRRPLLDALEQGFCSVEADIFLVNGELLVAHTFLDLKGGRTLQKLYLDPLRERIQAQAGLVYRDGPHFYLLIDIKTDAKTTYAELAKLLAKYPEVFTKTEKGQTTRGPVTAVISGNYDRETILASEPRFASVDGRPDDLRGTTKPAEIPWVSDSWKSHFTWDGTGPQPDAERQKLRAYTAKAHEQGRLVRFWGAPDRQEIWQAQYENGVDLINTDKLPELRKFLLSVVPQP
- a CDS encoding sigma-70 family RNA polymerase sigma factor; this translates as MNLPTATGDWALPQYRDYLRLLVRLQISPRLQSKLDASDIVQQAMLQAHENRGQFRGHTEQEWLAWLRVILANTLAMTLRRFSTEARDLARERNLLRDIEQSSSRVECFLAADQTSPSGKALRNEELLALATAINTLPEDQRRVIELHHLQGLPVSEVAELLDRSRPAVVGLLFRGLKKLRVALRGSTGDPE
- a CDS encoding autotransporter-associated beta strand repeat-containing protein, with amino-acid sequence MSHTNRRTTLRRRLSNLISQTIPTGWSSAGALANGKLRGKLLAAGCVGLLSGVNLYQAHAANLYSENFDSLTLGPFVSGTESGGNGTDWTDTLPAGWTRDNTTTPDFTLPEFFGFTFMRKESWIATEGNQARDQFALGSGAVMVADPDAYDDSPNGTIEPGEFNVFITTAPIDLSNVAANSIDFKFDSSWRPYDGMTALVDVSFDGGANFSNILTYNTANTPGGSSSLVRVNESVSLAVNNPNSGSMVFRFGMTNAGNDWWWAVDNLLVEGDIAGVANVKWSGSVNANWDINTTQNWRTIPNNFATTYVDNAEVTFDDTATGNFNVNIPTNVQPAVVRVDNTANDYTFSGPGAITGASGLIKNGTGALTILNNNTFTGATNINAGTVNIGNGGTTGTLAGAIVNNGTLNLNRSDNFALTGAISGTGNLVKLGTNTVTLSGAANYSGTTTLNGGVLELSSGLLNGVISGPGAITKISGGTLTLGGANGGYSTGITHSGGTIAIGSPDSLGTGTLTFTGLHRLHALVPDGQTWTVANNMVFPATGANSVFIRTGDGSPTLGTTLVLSGQISGGAAGQNYRLADSDQGGNHNFSVVLTNPANNFSGTIQLWRGTLGIVNDAALGNADLIEMDLGNFNGGLRFDVDNVTLNATRAINLVGNEKIDSRGFTGTVAGNISGATLRKIGTGTLVLSGTNTYLDTQVVAGTLQIGAGGTTGTLGSNAVDISSGATVAFNRSDASTVNNPISGAGGIVQIGSGTTSLNGVSTFLGNTTVNNGTLELAFGASLDTPAVIVNNGGTFKINDGATLTNTTLPITVNSGGRFDTTGTAAGYTIDTGRTLTVGRTGAPATDVLGLVTINGNLNLGGSGNYRTATFANNLTLNGASVAMDLNNVTTTGGGVNDLGVINGNLTLSGTNTINATLNGGLASGSYTLFTYGGTLTGDASNLSLNTSGQTRQTLAFDTVSTPGSVKLNVSGSAANQTWVGNAANNAWDVNSTPNWSGVDNVFFNLDNVNFTDAGVGGAVPVTLTTAITPGVMTFNHNQNYTISGGGSLNGTGSLTKSGTGTLTLGVAGNYTGTTTINAGTLRIGDGVTDGSITGPVVNNSSFVINNAGPTTVNSVISGTGSVAITNTGTVTLNNANTYSGKTTVSGGGTLVLSSEAPLGTAPGALVADQLTLNNGNLQLDTAFNFNTNRGISLTGSNTINAAANNLTLANPLSGAGGLVINTTGTVFLNNPTNSHAGGTTLNEGTLELLLDAPGATPLGTGPLVLTGTGKINFRVTNGEVRTVANDITLPGIGDTQQFVIRTATGGAPSILQTGVRLTGVLSGGTAGQLYNLLDTNAGGNHNNVVILDNPNNSLSGDILMNRGTLAITSNAALGNVGTIFHDTWNGNGAFRFDAPNITIPTTRSFILAPTAGGSVAIPFNTNGNNATIDALITSNNTAGNFIKQGAGTLTLTNANTYQGITTISEGTLSVTNTTGSGTGTGAVGVNPTGTLAGTGIISGLVTSGGNIAPGTTGAGTLTLDGGLSLLNSTLSFELGSSSDLLQLNSGVLNAAGISTFNFSNLPGFGLGTYPLIDYGSFVGGLGNFALSSPSLGGFALSLADDAANSRIVVNVTPGTAEWVGAGGANWSSASSWSTGFTPVVEARFLGMGGSPANLDSSRSLNTLTFNSSVSYTISGPSANVLSLTGPAPVISTAGTGTQTLSSSLNLGNNTAINVNGTGLNFSLPTGTTSTVGTNVTATLAAGSTLTLGGNVSALGSSSGNKAKIVTSSGTSTLSVVNGNQVVGRVTGTGAGFGTAVGNTTIASEKSLTVDGLRQSKLTLTAGSASTFTRLNVASTDGASNGLVVLNNTPAGTPALVLGNESFIDLNDNDMVVYYTDMGLDPNPLATITQYVDNYYSFGSAPGSNVPMIGSTVVDNSGGTRILIPVDNANSQFGNVGNPFYDLTLGDANLGTGFNQVIIRFTYPGDYNLDGQVDGADYVVVDSNLGTITPGLSGGWTLGDGDFDGVVTPADYLPIDSNFNNGVGNPLSNPVVTAIPEPSTWVLGSLAAIGLGVLGLRRRAA